The following proteins are encoded in a genomic region of Bubalus kerabau isolate K-KA32 ecotype Philippines breed swamp buffalo chromosome 15, PCC_UOA_SB_1v2, whole genome shotgun sequence:
- the LOC129628216 gene encoding olfactory receptor 52A1-like: protein MYISNITVFMPSVLTLIGIPGLESVQCWIGIPFCIMYLIAMIGNSLLLIIIKSEPSLHEPMYIFLGMLGVTDIALLTSVVPKMLGIFWFHIPEIYFDSCLLQMWLIHTFQGIESGILLAMALDRYVAICYPLRHAAIFTPHLISQIASAVTLRAALLVAPCLVLIKFRLQFYHKTVVSHSYCEHMAIVKLAAGNIRVNKIYGLFVAFNIAVFDLSFVTLSYIQIFITVFRLPQKEARLKAFNTCIAHICVFLQFYFLAFFSFFAHRFGSHIPTFIHILISSIYLLVPPFLNPLIYGAKMKQIRIQMVKMFHS from the coding sequence ATGTacatttccaacatcacagtcttCATGCCCTCTGTGTTGACACTGATAGGGATCCCAGGCCTAGAGTCTGTGCAATGTTGGATTGGGATTCCATTCTGTATTATGTATCTCATTGCTATGATCGGAAATTCTTTGCTTCTGATCATCATCAAATCAGAGCCCAGCCTCCATGAGCCCATGTACATTTTCCTAGGCATGCTAGGGGTAACTGATATTGCACTTCTTACCAGTGTTGTGCCCAAGATGCTTGGAATCTTCTGGTTTCACATACCAGAGATATATTTTGACTCCTGCTTGCTTCAAATGTGGCTCATTCACACATTTCAGGGCATAGAGTCAGGCATCTTGCTGGCCATGGCCCTGGACCGCTATGTAGCGATCTGTTATCCACTCAGACATGCTGCCATCTTCACTCCCCACCTCATTTCTCAAATAGCAAGTGCGGTAACACTCAGAGCTGCCCTTCTTGTAGCCCCTTGCCTAGTACTGATAAAATTCCGATTGCAATTTTACCACAAAACAGTCGTCTCCCACTCCTACTGTGAGCATATGGCCATTGTGAAACTGGCTGCAGGAAATATCCGGGTCAACAAAATCTATGGTTTATTTGTAGCTTTCAACATTGCAGTGTTTGATCTCTCTTTCGTTACATTGTCCTATATACAGATATTTATCACAGTTTTTCGTTTACCCCAGAAGGAGGCTAGGTTGAAAGCATTCAACACTTGTATCGCTCACATCTGTGTCTTCCTCCAGTTCTACTTccttgccttcttctccttcttcgcACATAGGTTTGGTTCTCACATCCCCACTTTTATCCATATTCTCATTTCTAGCATTTACTTGCTGGTCCCTCCATTTCTCAATCCACTTATCTATGGTGCAAAGATGAAGCAGATCCGTATCCAAATGGTAAAAATGTTCCATTCATAA